In Candidatus Thermoplasmatota archaeon, a genomic segment contains:
- a CDS encoding DUF2085 domain-containing protein, whose product MAHPLLSRMLYSKIVLVLSIVSLVWTVAIFLAPATLPSGEVADLDGLANHVDYEALWAELPLPHAIVYYIGDVECHQISNRSFYVAGNQMPVCSRDTGIFLFATIGLFIAMVARPASSVSRMLIRMLPGRARSLVEGRIPEFWFLVITLAVFLIPLALDGGLQLFTGYESTNAARLLTGSLAGWLGGFVFGALLISTKVVTSSGQSPAVANG is encoded by the coding sequence ATGGCACACCCTCTTCTCTCAAGGATGCTCTACAGCAAGATCGTCCTCGTCCTTTCCATAGTCTCGCTCGTCTGGACGGTGGCCATCTTCCTTGCGCCCGCCACGCTTCCTTCCGGCGAGGTCGCCGATCTCGATGGTCTGGCCAATCACGTTGACTACGAGGCGCTCTGGGCCGAGCTCCCGCTTCCGCATGCGATCGTCTACTACATAGGCGATGTCGAATGTCATCAGATCTCGAACAGGTCCTTCTACGTCGCCGGCAACCAGATGCCCGTCTGCTCGCGCGACACCGGCATCTTCCTGTTCGCCACGATAGGCCTCTTCATAGCCATGGTCGCCAGGCCCGCCTCGAGCGTCTCGAGGATGCTCATCCGCATGCTTCCCGGGAGGGCCAGGTCGCTCGTCGAGGGAAGGATACCCGAGTTCTGGTTTCTCGTCATCACCCTCGCCGTCTTTCTCATCCCTTTGGCCCTCGACGGCGGGCTTCAGCTCTTCACGGGATACGAGAGCACGAATGCGGCAAGGCTCCTCACGGGCTCGCTGGCAGGGTGGCTCGGCGGCTTCGTCTTCGGAGCGCTGCTGATATCTACAAAGGTCGTCACGTCGAGCGGCCAGAGCCCTGCGGTTGCTAACGGCTAG